A section of the Melopsittacus undulatus isolate bMelUnd1 chromosome 3, bMelUnd1.mat.Z, whole genome shotgun sequence genome encodes:
- the FLRT3 gene encoding leucine-rich repeat transmembrane protein FLRT3, translating to MISVTWSIFLVWTKIGLLLDMAPRSVSAKPCPSVCRCDMGFIYCNDRDLTSIPTGIPEDATTLFLQNNQINNAGIPSELKNLLRVERIYLYHNSLDEFPTNLPKYVKELHLQENNIRTITYDSLSQIPYLEELHLDDNSVSAVSIEDGAFRDNIYLRLLFLSRNHLSTIPWGLPKTIEELRLDDNRISTISEPSLQDLTNLKRLVLDGNLLNNHGLGDKVFMNLVNLTELSLVRNSLTAAPVNLPGTNLRKLYLQENHINRVPPNAFSYLRQLYRLDMSNNNLSNLPQGVFDDLDNITQLFLRNNPWNCGCKMKWVRDWLQSLPLKVNVRGLMCQAPEKVRGMAIKDLSVELFDCKDDGMMSTIQITTAVPNTLYPAQGHWPVSVTKQPDIKTPNLNKNYRTTASPVRKIITIFVKSVSTETIHISWKVALPMTALRLSWLKMGHSPAFGSITETIVTGDRNDYLLTALEPESPYRVCMVPMETSNIYLSDETPECIETETAPLKMYNPTTTLNREQEKEPYKNSSLPLAAIIGGAVALVAIALLALVCWYVHRNGSLFSRNCAYSKGRRRKDDYAEAGTKKDNSILEIRETSFQMIPITNDQVSKEEFVIHTIFPPNGMNLYKNSHSESSSNRSYRDSGIPDSDHSHS from the coding sequence ATGATTAGTGTAACCTGGAGCATCTTCCTAGTTTGGACTAAAATAGGGCTGTTACTTGACATGGCACCACGTTCTGTTAGTGCCAAACCATGCCCTTCAGTATGTCGCTGTGATATGGGTTTCATATATTGTAATGATCGCGATTTGACGTCTATTCCTACAGGAATCCCAGAGGATGCTACTACCCTCTTCCTTCAGAACAATCAAATAAATAATGCTGGGATTCCTTCAGAACTGAAGAACTTGCTTAGGGTGGAAAGAATATATTTATACCACAACAGCCTAGATGAATTCCCCACTAACCTCCCTAAGTACGTTAAGGAACTGCATTTGCAGGAGAACAATATAAGGACCATTACTTATGATTCACTTTCACAAATTCCTTATCTGGAAGAACTGCATTTGGATGATAATTCTGTTTCCGCTGTTAGCATTGAGGATGGAGCTTTCCGGGACAACATCTATCtcagacttctttttctctctcgAAATCACCTTAGCACCATTCCCTGGGGTTTGCCTAAAACCATAGAAGAGCTACGCTTGGATGATAATCGTATTTCCACGATTTCAGAGCCGTCCCTTCAAGACCTTACAAATCTAAAACGCCTCGTTTTAGATGGGAATCTCTTAAATAATCATGGATTAGGAGACAAAGTCTTCATGAATCTAGTCAATCTTACAGAACTGTCGCTGGTCCGCAATTCGCTCACAGCTGCACCAGTGAATTTGCCAGGAACAAACTTAAGAAAGCTTTACCTTCAAGAAAACCACATCAACCGTGTGCCACCCAATGCTTTCTCTTACTTAAGGCAGTTGTATCGACTAGATATGTCCAACAACAATCTTAGCAATTTACCTCAGGGTGTCTTTGATGATCTGGACAACATAACTCAACTTTTCCTTCGCAACAACCCTTGGAACTGCGGGTGCAAAATGAAATGGGTACGCGACTGGTTACAGTCATTGCCTTTAAAAGTTAATGTGCGTGGACTGATGTGTCAGGCACCAGAGAAAGTCCGTGGAATGGCTATCAAAGACCTCAGCGTGGAACTATTTGATTGTAAGGACGATGGCATGATGAGCACCATCCAAATCACTACCGCGGTACCAAACACCTTATACCCGGCCCAGGGCCACTGGCCGGTTTCTGTGACCAAACAACCAGACATCAAGACCCCCAACTTAAACAAAAACTACAGAACCACAGCAAGCCCAGTGCGCAAAATCATTACAATATTTGTGAAATCCGTAAGCACGGAGACTATCCACATCTCCTGGAAAGTTGCACTACCAATGACTGCTTTAAGACTGAGCTGGCTCAAGATGGGTCACAGCCCTGCCTTTGGATCTATAACTGAAACAATCGTTACAGGCGACAGAAATGACTATTTGCTTACAGCTCTTGAACCAGAATCGCCGTACCGCGTGTGCATGGTTCCCATGGAAACCAGCAACATCTATCTCTCCGACGAAACGCCTGAATGCATCGAGACCGAGACGGCCCCTCTGAAGATGTACAACCCCACCACCACCCTCAACCGGGAGCAGGAGAAAGAACCTTACAAAAACTCCAGCCTGCCCTTGGCTGCCATCATCGGTGGGGCGGTGGCGCTGGTGGCCATCGCGCTGCTGGCCCTGGTCTGCTGGTACGTCCACAGAAATGGGTCCCTGTTCTCCCGGAACTGCGCCTACAGCAAGGGACGGCGGAGAAAGGATGACTATGCTGAAGCGGGAACCAAGAAGGATAACTCCATCCTAGAAATCAGGGAGACTTCTTTCCAGATGATACCAATAACCAATGACCAAGTGTCCAAGGAGGAGTTTGTAATACACACCATTTTCCCACCTAACGGCATGAATCTGTACAAGAACAGCCACAGTGAAAGCAGTAGTAACAGGAGCTACAGAGACAGTGGTATTCCAGATTCAGACCATTCACACTCATGA